A genomic stretch from Haloferax sp. Atlit-12N includes:
- a CDS encoding tripartite tricarboxylate transporter permease — MVVEYISQALVNLADPFVLLLMVGGIFLGILMGSIPGMTATMTIAVLLSFTFTMEPSQGMILLLGIYGGAVYAGSIPAILIRTPGTPSAAATIFDGHPLSQKGEAGRAIRVSTIASFVGGIISVLALMFFSPVIADAALRFRSPEFFALAFFGLTIIASVSGDSLTKGMVSGLLGMLVATVGIDPVTGFHRFTFDIPELLTGVEFIAVMIGLFGIAEGLRKYSQGINSGNDRVDQEISGVFPSLSDLRSIAPVSVGSGVLGSFIGAIPGAGGDIAAFITYNEATRWLKDSVPSFGEGNIRGVAAAESGNNASTGGALIPTLTLGIPGDSVSAILIGALLVHDVNPGPGLYQEEPVLLYTIFVGFLLIYVFILIFGMLGANYWARLINIPKSHIWPVILVLCVIGAIALRGNVFDAWIMLGAGVLGYVMRLRGYPLAPMVLGLILAPIAEENLRRSLVLSGGSPTIFLTSPIALVIILLGLGAIALPAVRSIRA, encoded by the coding sequence ATGGTCGTCGAGTACATCTCCCAGGCGCTCGTCAACCTCGCCGACCCGTTCGTCCTCCTGCTGATGGTCGGGGGTATCTTCCTCGGCATCCTCATGGGGTCGATTCCGGGGATGACCGCGACGATGACCATCGCGGTCCTGCTGTCGTTCACCTTCACGATGGAGCCGAGTCAGGGGATGATTCTCCTGTTAGGTATCTACGGTGGCGCGGTCTACGCCGGGTCGATTCCGGCGATTCTCATCCGCACGCCGGGCACCCCGTCGGCGGCGGCGACCATCTTCGACGGCCACCCGCTCTCCCAGAAGGGCGAGGCCGGTCGCGCGATTCGCGTGAGCACCATCGCGTCGTTCGTCGGCGGCATCATCAGCGTCCTCGCGCTGATGTTCTTCTCGCCGGTCATCGCCGACGCCGCCCTCCGGTTCCGGTCGCCGGAGTTCTTCGCACTCGCCTTCTTCGGGTTGACAATCATCGCCAGCGTGAGCGGCGACTCGCTCACGAAGGGGATGGTCTCGGGCCTGCTCGGGATGCTCGTCGCGACGGTCGGTATCGACCCCGTGACCGGCTTCCACCGCTTTACGTTCGACATCCCCGAACTGCTCACGGGCGTCGAGTTCATCGCCGTCATGATCGGCCTCTTCGGCATCGCCGAGGGGCTTCGCAAGTACTCTCAGGGCATCAACAGCGGGAACGACCGCGTCGACCAGGAGATATCCGGCGTGTTCCCCTCGCTTTCTGACCTGCGGTCCATCGCACCGGTCAGCGTCGGTTCGGGCGTTCTCGGGTCGTTCATCGGCGCGATTCCCGGCGCTGGCGGCGACATCGCCGCGTTCATCACGTACAACGAGGCCACCCGCTGGCTCAAAGACAGCGTCCCATCGTTCGGTGAGGGGAACATCCGCGGCGTCGCGGCCGCCGAATCCGGGAACAACGCGAGTACCGGCGGCGCATTGATTCCGACGCTGACGCTCGGTATCCCGGGCGACTCCGTCTCCGCTATCCTCATCGGCGCGCTGTTGGTCCACGACGTGAACCCCGGGCCGGGCCTGTACCAAGAAGAGCCGGTGTTGCTGTACACCATCTTCGTCGGGTTCCTCCTCATCTACGTGTTCATCCTCATCTTCGGCATGCTCGGCGCGAACTACTGGGCGCGCCTCATCAACATCCCGAAGTCCCACATCTGGCCCGTCATCCTCGTGCTGTGTGTCATCGGAGCCATCGCCCTCCGCGGTAACGTCTTCGACGCGTGGATCATGCTCGGCGCGGGCGTGTTGGGCTACGTGATGCGGCTCCGGGGGTACCCGCTGGCACCCATGGTTCTCGGGCTCATCCTCGCCCCCATCGCGGAGGAGAACCTCCGCCGGTCGCTCGTCCTCTCGGGCGGCTCGCCGACTATCTTCCTCACGAGCCCCATCGCCCTCGTCATCATCCTGCTCGGCCTGGGCGCGATTGCGCTGCCCGCCGTCCGCTCGATTCGCGCGTAG
- a CDS encoding tripartite tricarboxylate transporter TctB family protein produces the protein MVIQKVGAVLDRIGLESVRSSPLSVFFILFSAVVIFFASQFPSGDGVGPSFFPIAVSLGIIFFAGIDVLTGSETELEISEFDFRPAAVVTAFLVGYVLLMPLLGFLVSTMLFMPVVLYYSDIRSKLLVAALSIGFPVALFYIFGRIFLVRLPEGVIPVSRLLPQLPLVVTF, from the coding sequence ATGGTAATTCAGAAAGTCGGGGCCGTGCTTGATAGAATCGGCTTGGAGAGTGTTCGTTCAAGTCCGCTGTCAGTCTTCTTCATCCTGTTTTCGGCCGTCGTCATCTTCTTCGCGAGCCAGTTCCCCTCGGGTGACGGCGTCGGGCCGTCGTTCTTCCCGATTGCGGTGTCGCTCGGCATCATCTTCTTCGCCGGTATCGACGTGCTGACGGGGTCCGAGACGGAACTCGAAATCTCGGAGTTCGACTTCAGACCCGCGGCCGTCGTCACGGCGTTCCTCGTCGGATACGTCCTGCTGATGCCGCTTTTAGGGTTCCTCGTGTCGACCATGCTGTTCATGCCGGTCGTCCTCTACTACTCGGACATCCGCTCGAAGTTGCTCGTCGCGGCGCTGTCGATTGGGTTCCCCGTCGCGCTGTTCTACATCTTCGGCCGGATTTTCCTCGTGCGCCTGCCTGAGGGCGTCATCCCGGTGTCGCGGCTGCTGCCACAGCTCCCGCTGGTGGTGACCTTCTGA